The [Eubacterium] siraeum genome contains a region encoding:
- the rpsR gene encoding 30S ribosomal protein S18 yields MSEREKNEKSTVRPMKRTRKKVCAFCADRAEFIDYKDVAKLRKCMTERYKILPRRVTGCCAYHQRELTTAIKKARQVALIPYVSD; encoded by the coding sequence ATGTCTGAAAGAGAAAAGAACGAAAAGTCAACAGTTCGTCCTATGAAGCGTACAAGAAAAAAAGTTTGCGCATTCTGTGCCGACAGAGCTGAATTCATTGACTATAAGGATGTAGCTAAGCTCAGAAAGTGCATGACAGAGCGTTACAAGATTCTGCCCCGCAGAGTAACAGGCTGCTGCGCATATCACCAGAGAGAGCTTACAACAGCTATCAAGAAGGCAAGACAGGTAGCTCTTATTCCTTACGTTTCTGACTAA
- the ssb gene encoding single-stranded DNA-binding protein, producing MYNKVIMMGRIVNDLELRSTPAGASVLSFRIAVDRRFQTKGEDRKSDFFNVVAWRNEAEFISRYFAKGRMILIEGELQNRSYQDKNGNTAYITEIIVDRSTFTGEKANNTQGTSSAYQSYPGNAAKNAAPEHPAQASNTAPTVSQGNNSDFTVESGDDDDYPF from the coding sequence ATGTACAACAAGGTAATTATGATGGGCAGGATTGTCAATGACCTTGAGCTGAGATCGACACCTGCGGGTGCTTCCGTGCTTTCTTTCAGAATTGCGGTAGATCGCAGATTTCAGACAAAGGGAGAAGACAGAAAATCCGATTTCTTCAATGTTGTCGCATGGCGTAACGAGGCAGAATTCATTTCAAGATATTTTGCAAAAGGACGCATGATACTTATCGAGGGTGAGCTTCAGAACAGATCTTACCAGGATAAGAACGGCAATACAGCTTACATTACCGAGATCATCGTTGACCGTTCCACATTCACAGGCGAAAAGGCAAACAACACACAGGGTACATCCTCTGCTTATCAGAGCTACCCCGGTAATGCCGCTAAAAACGCTGCTCCCGAACATCCTGCACAGGCTTCAAACACAGCGCCCACAGTGTCGCAGGGTAACAATTCGGACTTCACCGTAGAATCCGGTGACGATGACGATTACCCGTTCTGA
- a CDS encoding DUF1624 domain-containing protein has translation MENTATVSGTEVKKYRRAGFMDEVRGFCILCMVVYHVCFDLNYTYNIHIPIMFDGWFDIVRDIFAGAFMFISGMSSRYSHNNAKRGIQCFFIGMIITFIFAFFAPSAPILFGILHFMGVSMMIYAIGDKYFLKIPAPVGIAVCAVLFLLTRGIMYGYLGPAQGVGIKLPEFIYNAGLLFPLGFRAPSFQSMDYFPLLPWFFVFLAGAYTGKYAIEDKMPAFFYKTHCKPLALAGRYTLWIYVLHQPVAMVFFLLIFGRI, from the coding sequence ATGGAAAATACTGCAACCGTCAGCGGCACAGAAGTTAAAAAATACAGACGTGCAGGCTTTATGGACGAGGTAAGAGGCTTCTGCATACTCTGTATGGTAGTATACCACGTCTGCTTCGACCTTAACTACACCTATAATATTCATATCCCGATAATGTTCGACGGCTGGTTTGACATTGTCCGTGACATTTTTGCGGGAGCATTCATGTTCATATCCGGTATGAGCAGCCGTTATTCGCATAATAACGCAAAGCGTGGCATCCAGTGCTTTTTTATTGGTATGATAATAACCTTCATTTTCGCATTCTTTGCACCCTCCGCCCCCATACTTTTCGGAATACTGCACTTTATGGGCGTATCCATGATGATATATGCGATAGGGGATAAGTATTTCCTTAAGATTCCCGCACCGGTCGGAATAGCCGTGTGCGCCGTGCTTTTCTTATTAACAAGAGGTATTATGTACGGCTATCTCGGACCTGCGCAAGGTGTCGGAATAAAGCTGCCCGAATTTATCTACAATGCGGGACTTCTTTTTCCGCTCGGCTTCAGAGCACCGAGTTTTCAGTCAATGGATTATTTTCCGCTCCTGCCGTGGTTTTTCGTCTTTCTGGCAGGCGCTTACACCGGAAAATACGCTATCGAGGATAAAATGCCGGCATTCTTCTACAAAACACATTGCAAACCGCTTGCGCTTGCAGGCAGATATACCCTGTGGATATACGTTCTGCACCAGCCTGTAGCAATGGTCTTTTTCCTGCTGATTTTCGGAAGAATATAA
- the spoIVA gene encoding stage IV sporulation protein A, with the protein MPKSIYKDISERTGGNIYIGVVGPVRSGKSTFISRFMNVLVVPSIEDEFRRERAVDELPQSAAGKTIMTTEPKFVPEEAVNITVDESVEMNVRLIDCVGYIVPGAKGYIENEAPRMVKTPWFDEEVPFNMAAEVGTHKVITEHSTIGLVVTTDGSITDIPREEYEAAEERVINELKSIKKPFTVVLNCSDPSSEESKELACRLSEKYGCTVTPLNCLYITEENIKELLSDVLMGFPVREIGIKLPKWLASLDNDHYLKKQVFEAVRTSAENISCMGDLDSFTGKIGQCESVSRCSKDKTELGSGTAYVTVELGQELFYKVLGETTGIELNDEGDLMPCMIELARIKKEYEKVSTALEQVRATGYGIVMPSAEELTLEEPEIVKQGGKFGVRLKASAPSIHMTLANINTEVNPIVGSEKQSEDLVRYLFREFEENPTKIWESNIFGKSLHELVNEGLHNKLSRMPDDARAKLQEAIQRIINDGCNGLICLIL; encoded by the coding sequence ATGCCAAAATCAATTTATAAGGATATTTCCGAGCGAACAGGCGGAAATATCTATATAGGAGTTGTCGGTCCCGTCCGTTCGGGGAAATCGACCTTTATCAGCAGGTTTATGAACGTGCTGGTCGTACCGTCAATCGAAGACGAATTCCGCAGGGAAAGGGCAGTGGATGAGCTTCCTCAGTCTGCGGCAGGAAAAACGATAATGACCACAGAGCCGAAATTCGTGCCTGAGGAAGCGGTAAATATCACCGTTGACGAAAGCGTGGAAATGAATGTAAGACTTATCGACTGCGTAGGCTACATAGTTCCCGGCGCAAAGGGCTATATAGAAAACGAAGCACCGAGAATGGTCAAAACGCCATGGTTTGACGAGGAAGTGCCGTTCAATATGGCGGCGGAGGTCGGTACTCATAAGGTAATCACAGAACACAGCACCATAGGACTTGTGGTCACCACAGACGGCAGTATCACCGATATTCCGAGAGAGGAATACGAGGCGGCGGAGGAGCGTGTGATAAACGAGCTGAAAAGCATAAAAAAGCCGTTTACCGTAGTGCTTAACTGCAGCGATCCCTCATCGGAAGAATCAAAAGAGCTTGCTTGCAGGCTTTCGGAAAAGTACGGCTGTACCGTTACACCGCTGAACTGTCTTTACATCACCGAAGAAAATATAAAGGAACTGCTGTCCGATGTGCTTATGGGCTTTCCCGTAAGAGAGATAGGCATAAAACTGCCGAAGTGGTTAGCGTCCCTCGATAATGACCATTACCTGAAAAAGCAGGTATTCGAAGCTGTAAGGACATCTGCGGAAAATATCTCCTGTATGGGTGATTTAGACAGCTTCACGGGTAAAATAGGGCAGTGCGAAAGCGTCAGCCGTTGCAGTAAGGATAAAACGGAGCTTGGCTCGGGAACAGCCTATGTCACAGTGGAACTGGGGCAGGAGCTTTTCTATAAGGTGCTTGGCGAAACCACAGGCATCGAGCTTAACGACGAGGGCGACCTTATGCCTTGCATGATTGAGCTTGCAAGAATCAAAAAAGAGTACGAAAAAGTCAGCACCGCACTTGAGCAGGTCAGAGCCACAGGATACGGAATAGTAATGCCGTCTGCCGAGGAGCTTACCCTTGAAGAACCCGAAATTGTAAAGCAGGGCGGAAAATTCGGCGTAAGGCTCAAAGCGTCAGCCCCGTCAATTCATATGACCCTTGCAAATATCAACACTGAGGTAAACCCGATAGTCGGCAGTGAAAAGCAATCGGAGGATCTTGTAAGGTATCTTTTCAGAGAATTTGAGGAAAATCCCACAAAGATATGGGAAAGCAATATTTTCGGAAAATCGCTCCACGAGCTTGTAAACGAGGGCCTGCACAATAAGCTGAGCCGTATGCCCGATGACGCAAGAGCAAAACTGCAGGAGGCGATACAGAGGATTATCAATGACGGCTGTAACGGGCTTATCTGTCTTATATTATAA
- the rpsF gene encoding 30S ribosomal protein S6, producing the protein MAKLSEKYEAVVVFSLKNGEDAVKALVAKFSDLIKEHGTLVDVDEWGARKLAYEINYETDGYYVVYSFDCKPDFPMEFERIINITDGVLRSLVTVRK; encoded by the coding sequence ATGGCAAAGCTCAGCGAAAAGTATGAGGCAGTTGTTGTATTTTCACTCAAGAACGGTGAGGATGCAGTAAAGGCTCTCGTTGCTAAGTTCTCTGATCTGATCAAGGAACACGGCACATTAGTTGACGTTGATGAATGGGGCGCTCGTAAGCTCGCTTACGAGATAAACTACGAAACCGACGGTTATTATGTAGTTTACAGCTTCGACTGCAAGCCTGATTTCCCTATGGAATTCGAGCGTATCATCAACATCACTGACGGCGTTCTCCGTTCGCTCGTAACGGTACGCAAGTAA
- a CDS encoding NUDIX domain-containing protein — MLIAKITESDFFGGEPQYIDDDARYNTRGVMTDGEGNIAMMKIEDSEYYKLPGGSIEITETPDKAFLREVTEETGYPAELLGYLGWIEEHKFKRKFCMVSHCYVAKKVSDKCDTAMLERSQERLGYKIEWMPYDEAVSRIKALSEQCKEYQMSFVLKREQLILEKAKEYIVK, encoded by the coding sequence ATGCTTATTGCAAAGATAACCGAAAGCGATTTCTTTGGCGGTGAGCCTCAGTACATCGATGACGACGCACGTTATAACACAAGAGGAGTCATGACAGACGGCGAGGGCAACATTGCCATGATGAAGATAGAAGACTCCGAATATTACAAGCTGCCCGGCGGAAGTATAGAGATAACAGAAACTCCCGACAAGGCATTTTTAAGGGAAGTAACGGAAGAAACCGGCTACCCTGCCGAGCTTTTAGGCTATCTCGGATGGATAGAGGAGCATAAGTTCAAAAGAAAATTCTGCATGGTTTCACACTGCTATGTGGCAAAGAAAGTATCGGACAAGTGCGATACTGCGATGCTTGAACGTTCGCAGGAAAGACTGGGATATAAAATAGAATGGATGCCTTATGACGAGGCTGTAAGCCGCATCAAGGCTCTTTCCGAGCAGTGTAAGGAATATCAGATGAGCTTTGTGCTTAAAAGGGAGCAGCTTATTCTTGAAAAGGCTAAGGAATATATAGTAAAATAA
- a CDS encoding DUF3794 domain-containing protein: MDFSVNKEPVFVTEVIYDGQAEQGVEFDYVLPDYYPDIFRILRCTLRPGIVSCNISGDKLILDGVICITALYLSEGGGMECVEHRYSYSKTVDLPKSADNGTVTVEPKVDYTTCRAVSGRRIDVRGAVSFRIKVENITPFEIITDIEGCNIQTRKNKVSCTRKLTAGKQFVVREDIGVSGIDGTVKAVVSCDATAVVNDCKIIADKVVLKGEAKLKALYLVGNDNGTYLQTMEAEIPLSQIVDMQGIDERHTCYALFRVLSCALTVKSADDDTSGVFGCELTIGSQITATLEESIYPVTDMYSTSYESSYTTSALKTESDHRFISRTLNIKQLIDCENGIPDSVTDAECFVSEIICRPCENGELKVSGKLLCFISAVKDNEPVFIEKNLPFDVSEQLGMVTDGCVIQPVVNISSVSYSITDDGIEIRCSLLMQGCMYVCGTSQIIKQIELNENAEKQKCDDYSLKLYFADENEDVWNIAKRYNTSAAAIESENEVTDGKVSGLLLIPII, encoded by the coding sequence ATGGACTTTTCCGTAAATAAAGAGCCTGTATTTGTCACAGAAGTGATATATGACGGACAGGCGGAGCAGGGTGTCGAGTTTGATTATGTCCTGCCGGATTATTACCCCGACATTTTCAGAATATTAAGATGCACCCTTCGTCCCGGAATAGTATCCTGCAACATTTCGGGCGACAAGCTGATACTAGACGGTGTGATATGCATCACCGCACTCTATCTGAGCGAGGGCGGAGGTATGGAGTGCGTAGAGCATCGCTACAGCTATTCAAAAACGGTCGATCTGCCGAAATCAGCCGACAACGGCACGGTAACTGTCGAGCCTAAGGTGGATTACACTACCTGCCGTGCGGTTTCGGGCAGACGCATTGATGTCAGGGGAGCGGTCAGCTTCAGGATAAAGGTCGAGAACATAACACCGTTTGAGATAATAACGGATATTGAAGGCTGTAACATACAGACAAGAAAAAATAAAGTAAGCTGTACAAGAAAGCTCACCGCAGGAAAGCAGTTCGTTGTCCGTGAAGATATAGGCGTATCCGGCATTGACGGCACAGTGAAAGCCGTTGTAAGCTGTGATGCCACAGCGGTCGTTAATGACTGCAAGATAATCGCAGACAAGGTCGTGCTTAAGGGCGAGGCAAAGCTGAAGGCGCTGTATCTTGTCGGAAACGATAACGGCACATATCTTCAGACAATGGAAGCCGAGATTCCCCTCAGCCAGATAGTCGATATGCAGGGCATTGACGAAAGGCACACCTGCTACGCTCTGTTCAGAGTTCTGTCATGCGCTCTTACGGTAAAGTCCGCCGATGACGATACGTCGGGAGTATTCGGCTGTGAGCTGACAATCGGCTCTCAGATTACCGCAACGCTTGAAGAAAGCATTTATCCCGTCACCGATATGTATTCCACGTCCTACGAATCAAGCTACACCACTTCTGCGTTGAAAACCGAATCCGACCACAGATTTATCAGCAGAACGCTTAATATCAAACAGCTTATCGATTGCGAAAACGGCATTCCCGACAGCGTGACGGACGCTGAATGCTTCGTGTCGGAAATAATCTGCAGACCGTGCGAAAACGGCGAGCTTAAAGTGAGCGGTAAACTGCTGTGCTTTATCAGTGCCGTAAAGGACAACGAGCCGGTATTCATTGAAAAAAATCTGCCGTTTGATGTTTCGGAACAGCTTGGTATGGTTACCGACGGTTGCGTAATACAGCCTGTTGTGAACATATCGTCCGTAAGCTACAGCATTACCGATGACGGTATCGAAATAAGATGCTCGCTTCTTATGCAGGGATGTATGTATGTTTGCGGCACAAGTCAGATAATAAAGCAGATAGAGCTTAACGAAAACGCAGAAAAGCAAAAGTGCGATGATTATTCGCTGAAGCTGTATTTTGCCGATGAAAACGAGGATGTATGGAACATAGCAAAACGCTATAACACTTCTGCGGCGGCGATAGAATCCGAAAACGAGGTCACCGACGGCAAAGTGTCAGGCCTGCTTCTGATTCCGATAATATAA